One stretch of Acidobacteriota bacterium DNA includes these proteins:
- a CDS encoding alkaline phosphatase family protein, whose product MEPRLGAASRALLPYLAVSLLVGLTLAVAMTVANWENLGWCGALEMTGVMLWVSFVFNAFLMVPVALSWWILVMKWRPVFSGHWATFSLAALIGLDLTWVLWNRLAMVHQWASVRPFITHTGIVQSLVLVAVLGLLVAIPFLRLHGRPRSALTASVVILLSVVIVLIWNSWEERRERRYSLQRIASAAGISDVPDAVGVPKPANGKLVVLGLDGLSWNVMVPLLDSGMLPALSFLIRRGAFGYLDNGDQSLSPIVWTSIFTGRSPQNHGIDGYRKLNLPVSRRSALDLLLIPPSIDSFYGISHLLKRLPSAGLWWFSHAGSNDRKVPALWEIASIFGRTVVVVDPLANLPVKPLNGAAIDFRRTKDASIATCYPADLSKRWEIRPIPLATGATDASYNRLVDRVLSGLDITVELAGEYDPDLLVYYTNLPDTVSHMNWDFFARDRFFLTDLPIDLTDGGWESLVRSNLEDRTFRAYVQTDAIVGRFIETYPDATYVIVSDHGWTFSGYEHFGSPDGTFIVSGPGVRSGTGLSGISIVDVTPTVLAAMGVPLSRELEGTVVREAWHTAPDVVSVERYPQPENDGTGAVELSGEELERLRWLGYLE is encoded by the coding sequence ATGGAACCCAGGTTGGGAGCAGCGTCGAGAGCGCTTCTACCCTATCTGGCCGTCTCCCTGCTCGTGGGCTTGACGTTGGCAGTTGCGATGACGGTGGCTAACTGGGAGAACCTGGGATGGTGCGGCGCTCTCGAGATGACAGGCGTGATGTTGTGGGTGAGCTTTGTGTTCAACGCCTTTCTCATGGTCCCAGTCGCACTGTCGTGGTGGATCCTCGTGATGAAGTGGCGCCCGGTTTTTTCAGGTCACTGGGCGACCTTCAGCCTAGCGGCTCTGATCGGCCTGGATCTCACATGGGTTCTCTGGAACCGGTTGGCAATGGTTCATCAATGGGCGTCGGTCAGGCCCTTCATCACCCATACGGGAATCGTCCAGTCGCTGGTGCTGGTCGCAGTTCTCGGGTTGCTGGTCGCGATTCCGTTTCTCCGGTTGCACGGAAGACCGAGGTCGGCATTGACGGCGAGCGTTGTCATCCTGCTCTCGGTCGTGATTGTCCTCATCTGGAACAGTTGGGAGGAGCGGCGAGAACGGCGTTACTCCCTGCAGAGAATTGCCAGTGCAGCCGGTATCTCAGATGTACCGGACGCGGTCGGCGTCCCAAAGCCTGCGAACGGCAAACTGGTCGTGCTCGGACTGGACGGTTTGTCGTGGAACGTCATGGTGCCGCTGCTGGACTCTGGAATGCTCCCAGCCCTGTCGTTTCTGATCCGACGAGGCGCCTTCGGTTATCTGGACAACGGCGACCAATCGCTGTCCCCGATCGTGTGGACCTCGATCTTCACTGGCCGGTCGCCGCAGAACCACGGAATCGATGGGTATCGAAAGCTCAACCTTCCCGTGTCCCGCCGTTCGGCCCTCGATCTGTTGTTGATCCCGCCGTCGATTGACAGTTTTTACGGCATCTCACACCTACTCAAGCGATTGCCATCGGCCGGTCTGTGGTGGTTCTCACACGCCGGGTCGAACGACCGCAAGGTGCCTGCGTTGTGGGAGATCGCTTCAATCTTCGGCCGCACCGTAGTCGTCGTCGACCCTTTGGCAAACCTTCCGGTGAAACCACTGAACGGCGCGGCGATCGACTTTCGGAGGACAAAGGACGCGTCGATCGCCACGTGCTATCCGGCGGATCTCTCGAAGAGATGGGAGATCAGGCCGATCCCACTAGCCACCGGTGCGACGGATGCCTCCTACAATCGGCTCGTAGATCGCGTGCTCTCAGGGCTCGACATTACGGTCGAGCTTGCGGGTGAGTACGATCCGGACCTGCTGGTCTACTACACCAACCTCCCCGACACCGTTTCACACATGAATTGGGACTTCTTCGCGCGTGACCGGTTCTTCCTCACTGATCTTCCCATCGACCTCACTGACGGCGGTTGGGAAAGCCTGGTGAGGAGCAACCTGGAGGACCGAACCTTTCGTGCCTACGTCCAGACCGATGCCATCGTCGGGCGCTTCATCGAGACCTACCCCGACGCCACGTACGTGATTGTTTCCGATCACGGTTGGACCTTCTCTGGTTACGAGCACTTCGGTTCCCCGGATGGGACCTTCATCGTTTCGGGTCCGGGCGTGCGGTCAGGCACGGGATTGTCCGGAATTTCGATCGTCGACGTCACGCCGACAGTTTTGGCCGCGATGGGAGTCCCATTATCGCGGGAGCTGGAGGGCACCGTTGTTCGCGAGGCTTGGCACACGGCGCCCGACGTGGTATCCGTCGAGCGGTATCCGCAACCCGAGAATGACGGGACCGGCGCGGTCGAGCTGAGTGGCGAGGAGCTCGAAAGGCTGCGATGGTTGGGCTATCTGGAGTGA